The following coding sequences lie in one Silvanigrella aquatica genomic window:
- a CDS encoding transposase — protein sequence MDITISKYWQRFKDKLFPEPEIYLGNPTESHLELMLILDTIKIADFFNDYASCPGRGRPSLDRECFAKAFIAKSVLNLPTTVSLIDRLKVDIVLRRICGFINKNKLPCEASFSNAFKEFSKTKLAEKIHEVIIKKYHKGVLVHHISRDSTAIEVREKPEKKEAKIELKKRARGRPRKGEFILKKEPSILEKQKNKNLNEMLLELPVNCNIGSKKNSKGYSYSWIGYKLHIDTGDYGIPISCLLTSASVHDNNVSLPLEMITGNRISSLYTLMDSAYDSSIIKEDIIARGKVHVIEHNPRRGEKIEFDPPKSERYKFRAGAERTNALLKDSYGGNSIMVKSPSKVMCHLMFGIICISAMQIARAII from the coding sequence ATGGATATCACGATTTCTAAATATTGGCAAAGATTTAAAGACAAATTATTTCCGGAACCAGAGATTTATCTTGGTAATCCTACAGAAAGCCATCTTGAGCTGATGCTGATTTTGGATACAATTAAGATTGCTGATTTTTTTAATGATTACGCTTCCTGTCCTGGAAGAGGTCGTCCATCTTTGGATAGAGAATGTTTTGCAAAAGCATTTATTGCAAAATCAGTATTAAATTTACCAACTACAGTTTCATTAATTGATCGATTAAAAGTAGATATTGTTTTGAGAAGAATTTGTGGTTTTATTAACAAAAATAAACTCCCTTGCGAAGCCTCATTTAGCAATGCTTTTAAGGAGTTTTCTAAAACAAAATTGGCTGAAAAAATACATGAAGTAATAATAAAAAAATATCATAAGGGAGTTCTGGTTCACCATATTTCCAGGGATTCAACCGCCATTGAAGTGAGAGAAAAGCCAGAGAAAAAAGAAGCAAAAATTGAATTAAAGAAACGGGCAAGAGGGCGGCCTCGCAAAGGTGAATTCATTCTAAAAAAGGAACCTTCAATTTTAGAAAAGCAAAAAAATAAAAATTTAAATGAAATGCTTTTGGAGTTACCTGTAAATTGCAATATTGGATCTAAAAAAAATTCTAAAGGCTATAGTTATTCATGGATTGGCTATAAATTGCATATCGATACAGGGGATTATGGAATTCCAATAAGCTGTTTATTAACTTCAGCCTCGGTTCATGACAACAATGTTTCTTTACCACTTGAAATGATCACTGGTAATAGAATATCGAGCTTATATACCCTTATGGATTCAGCATATGATTCTAGCATAATAAAAGAAGATATTATTGCGAGAGGAAAAGTTCATGTTATTGAGCATAATCCTCGCAGAGGAGAAAAAATTGAATTCGACCCTCCAAAATCTGAACGCTATAAGTTTAGAGCAGGAGCAGAAAGAACAAATGCGCTTCTAAAAGATAGTTACGGTGGAAATTCAATAATGGTAAAAAGCCCATCTAAAGTAATGTGCCATTTAATGTTTGGTATTATTTGTATTTCAGCGATGCAAATAGCAAGAGCCATAATTTAA
- a CDS encoding DMT family transporter: MSKYFSIFLVFMSTLFWGANFNVGKFVVEYLPPTVAAALRFSLASIVILIIVYFKEKQFKMAIKENFIMYLLLGFIGVAGFNGFFFLGLKFTSSFNGALIMATNPILTASLAVFILKDSFNKNLLYGMLLSLFGVLIIVTNGSLSKLMNLQISVGDYFIMLGNICWALYCVLCKRFLKNSKPLITTAMTMLSGTILLILLAYQDFNLTELISLPYSVYMSIFYMSIFGAVLAYLFWNMGVNNLGVGKTSIWFNMVPVFTVIISLIMGQSFYFIQIIGGFIVILGVIFSLNFFNFKKVYKIMRKSFSEKNI, translated from the coding sequence TTGTCAAAATATTTTTCTATTTTTCTCGTCTTCATGTCAACCTTATTTTGGGGAGCAAATTTCAATGTGGGAAAATTTGTAGTTGAATATTTACCGCCCACCGTTGCAGCTGCCCTGCGATTTTCTTTGGCATCTATTGTCATTTTAATAATTGTTTATTTTAAAGAAAAGCAATTTAAAATGGCAATTAAAGAAAATTTTATAATGTATCTTTTGTTAGGATTTATTGGTGTTGCTGGTTTTAATGGGTTCTTTTTTTTAGGGCTTAAATTCACATCTTCATTTAATGGTGCTCTAATTATGGCAACAAATCCCATATTAACGGCTTCCTTAGCGGTCTTTATTTTAAAAGATTCTTTTAATAAAAACTTATTATATGGCATGTTATTAAGCTTATTTGGAGTGCTTATTATAGTTACAAATGGATCATTATCTAAGCTTATGAATCTCCAAATTTCAGTGGGAGATTATTTCATTATGCTGGGTAATATTTGTTGGGCGTTATACTGTGTTCTTTGTAAGCGATTTCTTAAAAACTCAAAACCTTTAATTACAACAGCAATGACAATGCTGAGTGGAACTATTTTATTAATTTTATTAGCATATCAGGATTTTAATTTAACAGAGCTTATTTCGTTGCCTTATTCTGTGTATATGTCAATTTTTTATATGTCAATTTTTGGAGCTGTTCTTGCTTATTTATTTTGGAACATGGGTGTAAATAATTTAGGTGTAGGAAAAACTTCAATTTGGTTTAACATGGTGCCTGTATTTACAGTTATAATTTCATTAATAATGGGTCAATCTTTTTATTTTATACAAATAATAGGAGGTTTTATTGTTATTTTGGGAGTTATTTTTTCTTTAAATTTTTTTAATTTTAAGAAGGTTTATAAAATAATGCGAAAATCATTTTCGGAAAAAAATATATAG
- a CDS encoding ABC transporter ATP-binding protein, whose product MHPFKRLYLYSKNYQKDITLGIIYSSLNKLFDIMPEILIGIAIDTVVNKEKSILANIGFQVAKEQILILGLITAFIFVFESFFEFLYSLKWRNLAQNMQHDLRLDVYSHIQNLDISYFENKNTGNLLSILNDDINQIERFLNNGINSIIQVFLSSLLIGIIFFILNPSIALLSLLPIPLVLFGAFYFQRKIGPKYYEVRENAGILNSNLNNNILGITTIKSFTTEKYEIKKIEDLSYKYKKANNNAIKFSSAITPVIRMAVMMGFMIILVYGGYLSLDNQLNVAVYSILIFLSQRLLWPLTDLSEITDNYQRSLASINRVMELLKTPTKSIVNGKKLNIEDLKGSIECKNLNFSYSKRPILINLTIKINFGETVAFVGATGSGKSTFLKLLLRFYEKKSGQILIDGHDISEISLYDLRKSIGYVSQDIFLINGTIAENIAYGTFNASQEEIINAAKLAEAHEFIKSFEAGYHSLVGERGQKLSGGQRQRLAIARAILKNPPILILDEATSAVDNETELAIQKSLEKLVIGRTTIIVAHRLSTVRHADKIFVLNKGEIIETGSHKELLEKKGIYSGLWDIQMGEKNLNNFPMQHSNSLKPTTSSNP is encoded by the coding sequence ATGCACCCGTTTAAACGTCTTTATTTATACTCCAAAAATTATCAAAAAGATATTACTTTAGGTATAATTTATTCTTCTTTAAATAAGCTATTTGATATAATGCCTGAAATTTTAATTGGAATTGCTATTGATACTGTTGTTAATAAAGAGAAATCAATTTTAGCTAATATTGGATTTCAAGTTGCCAAAGAGCAAATTCTAATCCTAGGGTTAATAACTGCATTTATTTTTGTTTTTGAATCATTTTTTGAATTTCTCTATTCTCTTAAATGGAGAAATTTAGCACAAAATATGCAGCATGATCTTAGGTTAGATGTGTATTCGCATATACAAAACTTAGATATATCATATTTTGAAAATAAAAATACTGGAAATTTATTGTCAATATTAAATGATGATATCAATCAAATTGAAAGATTTTTAAATAATGGAATTAATTCAATTATACAAGTCTTCCTTTCGTCATTATTAATAGGAATTATATTTTTTATTTTAAATCCTTCAATAGCATTATTATCACTTCTTCCGATTCCATTGGTTTTATTTGGCGCTTTTTATTTTCAAAGAAAAATTGGACCAAAATATTATGAAGTAAGAGAAAATGCAGGAATATTGAATTCTAATTTAAATAATAATATTCTTGGAATTACAACAATAAAAAGCTTTACAACTGAAAAATATGAAATAAAAAAAATAGAAGATTTAAGTTATAAGTATAAAAAAGCAAATAATAATGCAATAAAATTCAGTTCTGCGATTACTCCTGTTATTAGAATGGCTGTAATGATGGGATTTATGATTATTCTTGTTTATGGCGGTTATTTATCTTTAGACAACCAATTAAATGTAGCAGTTTATAGTATTCTCATCTTTTTATCGCAAAGGTTGTTGTGGCCATTAACAGACTTGTCTGAAATTACAGATAATTATCAAAGGTCACTCGCTTCTATAAATAGAGTTATGGAGTTGTTAAAAACTCCAACGAAATCTATAGTAAATGGAAAAAAATTAAATATTGAAGATTTAAAAGGCTCAATAGAATGTAAAAATTTAAACTTTTCATATTCAAAAAGACCTATACTCATTAATCTTACAATAAAAATTAATTTTGGTGAAACCGTTGCTTTTGTTGGTGCAACGGGGTCAGGAAAAAGTACTTTTCTCAAACTTTTACTCAGATTTTATGAGAAAAAATCGGGACAAATTTTAATTGATGGTCATGATATTTCAGAAATAAGTTTATACGATTTAAGAAAGTCAATTGGCTATGTAAGTCAGGATATCTTTTTAATAAATGGAACCATTGCTGAAAATATTGCTTATGGAACATTTAATGCGAGTCAAGAAGAAATTATAAATGCTGCTAAATTAGCTGAAGCACATGAATTCATAAAATCATTTGAAGCTGGTTATCATAGTTTGGTAGGTGAACGTGGACAAAAACTTTCAGGAGGACAAAGACAAAGATTGGCTATTGCAAGGGCTATCTTAAAAAATCCTCCCATATTAATTTTAGACGAAGCGACATCGGCTGTTGATAATGAGACAGAGTTAGCTATTCAAAAATCACTAGAAAAATTAGTTATTGGAAGAACTACTATAATTGTTGCACATCGTTTGTCAACTGTTAGGCATGCTGATAAGATTTTTGTATTAAATAAGGGCGAAATAATTGAAACTGGAAGTCATAAAGAATTATTAGAGAAAAAAGGAATATATTCAGGTTTGTGGGATATTCAAATGGGTGAAAAAAACTTAAATAACTTTCCCATGCAACATAGCAATAGTTTGAAACCCACCACCAGCAGTAACCCATAA
- a CDS encoding 3-oxoacyl-ACP synthase III family protein has product MEIINKNIIFTNLTHIFCCLPAIKKNNLDIAQNIKNTQKSSSDIAQTILKQTGITERRYAHANEAASDLAIKAIANSSLDSSKIETLIVATTSGDYPSPATAHFVHAGLNLNSHVHCFDVASSCSSFISAMRCAIGIVNTSTSTLIIASEVKHKGLNITDMRTTSLFGDGAGGIFLNKIDESKNSKDFFEFCHQESLSNISKNIYIPVGGSKEPINQDNLHRNKLEFQNPKITYLQIIKSITEAILCSWQKREQLLKECFNETNSIIPGFIFIHQANKNILKEVINKLPEEIAKRIPILMADTGNMVCASLPVLRARILFLKSLHYHFKKNIPKNNLISEFKLACEKENIFSYTKKENGVLFSTQFEYEKIDIFDDGSVSLNDSWLSKIFEEEWDNLQNIFENELNSSNNYEIKKLKRIDLWVTAGGGFQTIAMLHGKVI; this is encoded by the coding sequence ATGGAAATAATTAATAAAAATATTATATTTACAAATTTAACTCATATTTTTTGCTGTCTTCCAGCTATTAAAAAAAATAATTTAGACATAGCACAGAATATTAAAAACACACAAAAATCTTCTTCAGATATTGCGCAAACCATTTTAAAACAAACAGGTATTACTGAAAGGAGATATGCTCACGCAAATGAAGCAGCAAGCGACTTAGCTATTAAAGCTATAGCAAATTCATCACTTGACTCCTCTAAAATAGAAACTTTAATTGTCGCGACAACCTCTGGAGATTACCCCTCACCCGCTACAGCACATTTTGTTCATGCTGGATTAAATTTAAACTCCCACGTACATTGCTTTGACGTCGCCAGTTCTTGCAGCAGTTTTATTTCCGCAATGCGTTGTGCCATAGGCATAGTGAATACAAGTACAAGTACTTTAATAATAGCATCAGAGGTTAAGCATAAAGGATTAAATATAACCGACATGAGAACAACATCCTTGTTTGGCGATGGGGCTGGTGGAATATTTTTAAATAAGATTGATGAAAGTAAAAATTCCAAAGACTTTTTTGAATTTTGTCATCAGGAAAGTCTCTCAAATATTTCGAAAAATATTTACATTCCTGTTGGAGGATCTAAAGAACCCATAAATCAGGACAATCTGCATCGTAACAAACTCGAATTTCAAAATCCTAAAATAACTTACTTGCAAATTATAAAATCTATTACAGAAGCAATATTATGTTCGTGGCAAAAACGCGAGCAATTATTAAAAGAATGCTTTAACGAAACAAATTCCATTATACCTGGATTTATTTTTATTCATCAAGCTAATAAAAATATTTTAAAAGAAGTTATAAATAAACTTCCCGAAGAAATTGCAAAACGCATTCCCATTCTCATGGCCGACACGGGAAATATGGTTTGCGCCTCACTCCCTGTTTTAAGAGCACGAATTCTTTTTTTAAAAAGTTTACATTATCATTTCAAAAAAAATATTCCGAAAAATAATTTAATTTCAGAATTTAAACTTGCATGTGAAAAAGAAAATATATTTTCATATACTAAAAAAGAAAATGGTGTTTTATTTTCAACCCAATTTGAATATGAAAAAATAGATATATTTGATGATGGATCTGTTTCTTTAAATGACTCTTGGTTATCTAAAATATTTGAGGAAGAATGGGATAATCTTCAAAATATTTTTGAAAACGAATTAAATTCAAGCAATAATTATGAAATAAAAAAATTAAAACGTATTGATTTATGGGTTACTGCTGGTGGTGGGTTTCAAACTATTGCTATGTTGCATGGGAAAGTTATTTAA
- a CDS encoding S8 family peptidase → MEKVRKIFSLLVVLSIFSCAKNQQNGSQIDASYDGAIVIETDLSDMELASYGNEVIYRFESIPKLVAIKPKDSRVLKNNEIYSNTNEILNKNSKKVYQNNNNIKRELNLGNCHFSYCESGFQSVMENINKNKLNLENVKVAIIDSGVKIRDEIKNQIEQEINITDDLNTENWSDHGTNIASIFTGFSKSNEVENSYAKNAKIYSIKVNVDSDNINNMQKKFGSMQLAVALDKAVILGAKIVNISLQYNNEPDKNVSSIEKLLISKAAEKGVLFVLAAGNENKNLDSEPSYPSGYSLNNIITVGSHYYDYNELKLMKSYFSNYGHSVDISAQGNDIEVINKSGHQVKQSGTSFSTPIVSSALSIYFGLYPNADLNTTLEHLYSSAIGDKNTTTKYGRLNLNTMIQLGKNKYLQSF, encoded by the coding sequence ATGGAAAAAGTAAGAAAAATATTTTCTTTACTTGTCGTGCTATCAATTTTTTCTTGTGCCAAAAACCAGCAGAATGGGAGTCAAATTGATGCCTCTTATGATGGTGCTATTGTCATCGAAACGGATCTTTCTGATATGGAATTGGCAAGTTATGGAAATGAAGTCATATATAGGTTTGAATCCATTCCTAAATTAGTTGCTATAAAGCCCAAAGATAGTAGGGTTTTAAAAAATAACGAAATTTACTCAAATACAAATGAAATATTAAATAAAAATTCAAAAAAAGTATATCAAAATAATAATAATATAAAACGGGAATTAAATTTAGGGAATTGTCATTTTTCATATTGTGAGTCTGGTTTTCAAAGTGTTATGGAAAATATCAATAAAAATAAATTGAATTTAGAAAATGTAAAAGTAGCCATAATTGATTCCGGTGTGAAAATAAGAGATGAAATTAAAAATCAAATCGAACAAGAAATTAATATTACTGACGATTTAAATACCGAAAATTGGTCTGATCATGGAACAAATATTGCTTCGATATTTACTGGATTTTCAAAATCAAATGAAGTAGAAAATTCGTATGCTAAAAATGCTAAAATATATTCCATTAAAGTGAATGTAGATAGTGATAATATTAACAATATGCAAAAGAAATTTGGATCCATGCAATTGGCTGTTGCTTTAGATAAAGCCGTTATATTAGGAGCTAAAATTGTAAATATTAGTTTACAGTATAATAATGAGCCAGATAAAAATGTGTCATCAATTGAAAAACTCCTTATTTCAAAGGCGGCAGAAAAAGGGGTTTTATTTGTTCTTGCTGCAGGAAATGAAAATAAAAATTTAGATAGCGAACCCAGTTATCCTTCAGGATATAGTCTAAATAATATTATAACAGTAGGTTCTCATTATTATGATTATAATGAATTAAAGCTTATGAAATCTTATTTTTCGAACTATGGGCATTCCGTAGATATTTCAGCACAAGGTAATGATATAGAAGTTATAAATAAATCAGGGCATCAGGTAAAGCAAAGTGGCACAAGTTTTTCAACACCTATTGTCTCATCTGCATTATCAATTTATTTTGGTTTATATCCAAATGCAGATTTAAATACAACATTGGAGCATTTATATTCCAGCGCAATTGGTGATAAAAATACGACTACAAAATATGGAAGACTTAATTTAAACACCATGATCCAACTTGGAAAAAATAAATATTTACAAAGTTTTTAA
- a CDS encoding tetratricopeptide repeat protein, whose amino-acid sequence MENSDLFKMFGLSTPIPFSTDLLIHVGETHNEIRLIIKHHLNKLGFNNVRTDRDGHAALAELKVKPAHIALEGDDLEILNGYDMIKELNEDPAVNRPAFVLVSKALNKAELMYALEMGIDDILIRPISQGDLLPKIRNAYNVFINPKNPERVYEFAKSKLRSEDYDQAFKVYEKLTQVSEKAARPFIGMARTTLAKKNFEEALKYVNQGIEKNENYIHAYVVRAEIYSALKEDAKSLEDLKRALSLSPMNLVRYEGCTEALIKQNRIDECIQILMIGTTAGLKHPYIIERLGYCYFIKKDFANALKLLKDAVRQDPDNVSYANSLAICYRDSKDFEKAVQTYNQILKKNPDNHLVLFNKAITLILWEKKDEAIKILRRILKIDANYTKAKDKLQELGASLEE is encoded by the coding sequence GTGGAAAATTCTGATCTTTTTAAGATGTTTGGACTGAGTACCCCGATTCCTTTTAGCACCGATCTGCTCATTCATGTGGGGGAAACTCACAATGAAATTCGTTTGATTATTAAGCATCATTTGAATAAATTAGGTTTTAATAATGTGCGAACAGATAGAGATGGTCATGCTGCCCTAGCAGAATTAAAGGTGAAACCGGCACACATTGCCCTTGAAGGAGATGATCTCGAAATCCTCAATGGCTATGACATGATTAAAGAATTAAACGAAGATCCCGCCGTAAATAGGCCTGCCTTTGTCCTTGTTTCGAAAGCATTAAATAAAGCTGAGCTTATGTATGCTTTGGAAATGGGAATTGATGACATTCTCATACGTCCTATTTCGCAAGGTGATTTGTTACCTAAAATTAGAAACGCATATAATGTTTTTATCAATCCTAAAAATCCGGAACGCGTTTATGAATTTGCCAAATCAAAACTTCGTTCAGAAGATTATGACCAAGCCTTTAAAGTTTACGAAAAATTGACTCAGGTTTCTGAAAAAGCAGCGCGTCCTTTTATAGGAATGGCAAGGACAACTCTAGCGAAAAAAAATTTTGAAGAAGCCTTAAAATATGTCAATCAAGGTATTGAGAAAAATGAAAATTATATTCATGCCTACGTTGTTCGCGCTGAAATTTACTCCGCATTAAAAGAGGATGCTAAGTCTTTAGAGGATTTAAAAAGAGCTCTTTCTTTAAGTCCTATGAATTTGGTACGCTATGAGGGATGTACAGAGGCTTTAATTAAACAAAATAGAATTGATGAATGCATACAAATACTTATGATAGGAACCACGGCAGGATTAAAGCATCCGTACATTATTGAAAGGCTTGGATATTGTTACTTTATAAAAAAAGACTTTGCCAATGCTCTAAAACTTTTAAAGGATGCCGTAAGACAAGATCCTGATAATGTCAGCTATGCCAATTCTCTAGCTATTTGTTACCGGGATTCAAAAGATTTTGAAAAGGCGGTTCAAACATATAATCAGATTTTAAAGAAAAATCCCGATAACCATCTCGTCTTGTTTAACAAGGCAATTACCTTAATTCTTTGGGAAAAAAAAGATGAGGCAATTAAGATATTAAGAAGAATATTAAAAATTGATGCTAACTATACAAAGGCCAAGGATAAATTGCAGGAATTAGGGGCAAGTTTAGAAGAATGA
- the tyrS gene encoding tyrosine--tRNA ligase, producing MTAKSSLITKLRERGLIAQISHEEELEQLLLKGNKNEKGETYSVYCGFDPTAASLHVGNLAALMMLRRAQKAGLQPLVLFGGATGLIGDPTGRTEMRPMNTKEQILEYIENFKLLVNRYFQFDVPNPPIFVNNIDWIGPMSWIDFARDVGSHFTVARLLSAEVNRTRFNEGGLTFMELGYQLLQSYDFLHLYQKYNCIVQFGGDDQWSNILGGADLIRRVQSGKAFAVTTPLLVGSDGKKFGKTAGNAIWLDAKLTSPYDFYQFFRNVHDADVAKMFKVFTFKEMDEITKIFSENENINKVKEIMAFEVTKIVHGEEEAIKALEAAKTLFSGQIGDLSNAPATFLSKPEVEQGIDILALLIKCGLSPSRGEARKLVQGNGLNFNGEKLNDFNYKISEKDFETPQNAIVLRKGKKDYHLVKMQ from the coding sequence ATGACAGCAAAAAGTTCTCTCATCACAAAACTCCGCGAACGTGGACTCATTGCTCAAATTAGCCACGAAGAAGAATTAGAACAATTGCTTTTAAAAGGAAATAAAAATGAAAAAGGAGAGACCTACTCTGTCTACTGCGGATTCGATCCCACAGCAGCAAGCCTTCACGTGGGTAATTTAGCTGCTCTAATGATGCTCCGAAGAGCTCAAAAAGCAGGATTACAACCTCTTGTTTTATTTGGTGGCGCAACAGGATTAATTGGTGACCCCACAGGACGCACCGAAATGCGCCCTATGAATACAAAAGAACAAATATTAGAATATATTGAAAATTTTAAATTGCTTGTAAATCGTTATTTCCAATTTGACGTTCCTAATCCTCCTATTTTTGTAAATAATATCGACTGGATTGGACCCATGAGCTGGATCGATTTTGCCCGCGACGTCGGCTCTCACTTTACCGTGGCAAGATTATTGTCTGCGGAAGTGAATAGAACACGGTTTAATGAAGGTGGTTTGACCTTCATGGAACTCGGTTATCAACTTTTACAATCCTACGATTTTCTCCATTTATATCAAAAATACAATTGCATTGTTCAATTTGGCGGAGATGATCAGTGGTCTAATATCTTAGGCGGTGCCGATCTCATACGTCGTGTGCAAAGCGGTAAAGCCTTTGCTGTCACAACACCTCTTCTCGTGGGCAGTGATGGAAAAAAATTCGGAAAAACCGCGGGCAATGCCATTTGGCTCGATGCCAAACTCACTTCCCCCTACGATTTCTATCAATTTTTTAGAAATGTTCATGACGCTGACGTCGCAAAAATGTTTAAAGTCTTTACGTTCAAAGAAATGGATGAAATTACAAAAATATTTAGCGAAAATGAAAATATTAATAAAGTTAAAGAAATTATGGCTTTTGAAGTCACAAAAATTGTTCATGGAGAAGAAGAAGCAATTAAAGCACTCGAAGCAGCAAAAACTTTATTTTCGGGACAAATTGGTGATCTTAGCAATGCGCCTGCCACATTTCTTTCAAAACCAGAAGTGGAACAAGGAATTGATATTTTAGCCTTGTTAATTAAGTGTGGGTTATCGCCAAGTAGAGGAGAAGCACGCAAACTTGTACAAGGTAACGGCTTGAATTTTAATGGCGAAAAACTAAACGATTTTAATTATAAAATTTCTGAAAAAGATTTTGAAACACCACAAAATGCAATTGTACTCCGTAAAGGAAAAAAGGATTATCACTTAGTTAAAATGCAGTGA
- a CDS encoding SDR family NAD(P)-dependent oxidoreductase has product MSGEKWIIGTGFSRGIGYELAKKIKDNKYKIVHLGRGQCGFEDIFIWWDLLNPISDSPILELSKQLYGKSIVGFIYGAGVMPILGVSESNRMEKHLFWQSQSEAMRVNYFSCAEIVEDILPFIMSHNDGDIKDVPFVAHLSSLSAVDPFPGLELYGATKAACLLYFQWLSKRFAMDELTCLSIHPGTVHTDMVNNVVNSSSKDLEIVRIYKNMIEKKELMSPQASAETIYKFLFSEQAKKENAHGKLYLADKGEVYQHSK; this is encoded by the coding sequence ATGAGCGGTGAAAAGTGGATTATAGGAACAGGATTTTCAAGGGGCATTGGTTATGAACTTGCCAAAAAAATCAAAGACAATAAGTATAAAATTGTTCATTTAGGAAGAGGGCAATGTGGTTTTGAAGATATTTTTATTTGGTGGGATTTGCTCAATCCTATTTCTGATAGCCCTATATTAGAGTTATCAAAACAACTTTATGGCAAATCTATTGTCGGATTTATCTATGGTGCTGGTGTCATGCCTATCCTAGGCGTAAGCGAATCAAACCGTATGGAAAAGCATTTATTTTGGCAATCACAATCAGAGGCCATGCGAGTGAATTATTTTTCTTGTGCCGAAATTGTAGAAGATATATTGCCATTTATTATGAGCCATAATGATGGTGACATAAAGGATGTTCCGTTTGTAGCACATTTGTCCTCTCTTTCTGCTGTGGATCCTTTTCCTGGTTTAGAACTGTATGGAGCGACAAAAGCGGCTTGTCTTTTGTATTTTCAGTGGTTATCAAAACGTTTTGCTATGGATGAGTTAACTTGTCTTTCTATTCATCCTGGGACTGTGCATACGGATATGGTCAATAATGTTGTCAATTCATCTTCAAAAGATTTAGAAATTGTTAGAATTTATAAAAACATGATTGAAAAAAAAGAACTTATGTCACCTCAAGCTTCTGCGGAAACTATTTATAAGTTTTTATTTTCTGAACAAGCTAAAAAAGAAAATGCTCATGGAAAGCTTTATCTTGCTGATAAAGGCGAAGTCTATCAGCATAGTAAGTAA